The Gordonia sp. KTR9 genome contains a region encoding:
- the urtE gene encoding urea ABC transporter ATP-binding subunit UrtE, with protein sequence MLKLSGVHAGYGRTEVIHGVDIEVPTDGVVAVMGHNGAGKTTLLRAAVGLVKTTKGSITFDGVDITRARPSARVGHGIAYVPQGQQSFGHLTTAENLQVVADGRKRGKELVAEMLDMFPALTELLGRRAGLLSGGQRQQLAIARALITEPRMLILDEPTEGIQPSVVAEIEQTITTLTQRGGLGVLLVEQHIGFALEAAQRYYVLESGRVTSSGDGGSAAETAVREAMTI encoded by the coding sequence ATGCTGAAACTCTCCGGAGTCCACGCGGGCTACGGTCGTACCGAGGTGATCCACGGGGTCGACATCGAGGTACCCACCGACGGCGTCGTCGCGGTGATGGGACACAACGGCGCCGGGAAGACCACCCTGCTGCGCGCGGCCGTCGGACTCGTCAAGACGACCAAGGGGTCGATCACCTTCGACGGCGTCGACATCACCCGGGCGCGCCCCAGCGCCCGGGTGGGGCACGGCATCGCCTATGTGCCGCAGGGCCAGCAGAGTTTCGGGCACCTCACCACCGCCGAGAATCTGCAGGTCGTGGCCGACGGCCGCAAGCGCGGCAAGGAGCTGGTCGCCGAGATGCTGGACATGTTCCCGGCACTCACGGAACTGCTGGGACGACGCGCCGGCCTGTTGTCCGGAGGACAGCGTCAGCAGCTGGCGATCGCTCGCGCGCTCATCACCGAGCCTCGCATGCTGATCCTCGACGAGCCGACCGAGGGCATCCAGCCCTCGGTCGTCGCCGAGATCGAGCAGACCATCACCACGCTCACCCAGCGTGGCGGACTGGGAGTGCTCCTCGTCGAACAGCACATCGGTTTCGCACTCGAGGCGGCGCAGCGGTACTACGTGCTGGAGAGCGGACGCGTCACGTCGTCGGGTGACGGCGGCTCGGCTGCCGAGACTGCTGTGCGCGAGGCGATGACGATCTAG
- the urtD gene encoding urea ABC transporter ATP-binding protein UrtD: protein MTETESTVVEHLPVAGGNAGMDSDYLQVRGLSVEFDGFKAVSDVDLTLLQGDLRFLIGPNGAGKTTIIDAITGLVKPTGSIQKSGVELVGKKVHQIARLGVGRTFQTASVFEELSVLQNLDIAAGAGRSVWTMLRRRPTQIPDSIAEALETIGLQDLADTPAGVLAHGQKQWLEIGMLLVQNASVLLLDEPVAGMSHEEREETGNLLRRIGGERTVVVVEHDMDFMRSFATSVTVLARGRVLAEGTVAEVQANPKVQEVYLGTAAGGEELEEIAAETDADVAGTPTQSTQDKG from the coding sequence ATGACCGAGACAGAATCGACGGTCGTCGAACACCTGCCGGTCGCCGGCGGCAATGCCGGAATGGACAGCGACTACCTCCAGGTGCGCGGTCTCAGTGTCGAGTTCGACGGATTCAAGGCGGTCTCCGATGTCGACCTCACCCTGCTGCAGGGTGACCTTCGGTTCCTGATCGGACCGAACGGTGCCGGGAAGACCACGATCATCGACGCGATCACCGGTCTGGTGAAGCCGACCGGGTCGATCCAGAAGTCCGGTGTCGAACTCGTCGGCAAGAAGGTGCACCAGATCGCGCGTCTCGGTGTCGGCCGGACCTTCCAGACCGCCAGCGTCTTCGAGGAACTGAGTGTGCTGCAGAACCTCGACATCGCGGCGGGTGCCGGGCGTTCGGTGTGGACGATGCTGCGGCGTCGGCCGACGCAGATCCCCGACTCGATAGCCGAGGCGCTGGAGACCATCGGTCTGCAGGACCTCGCCGACACCCCGGCAGGCGTGCTCGCGCACGGCCAGAAACAGTGGCTGGAGATCGGGATGTTGCTGGTGCAGAACGCCTCGGTGCTCTTGCTGGACGAGCCGGTCGCCGGCATGAGCCATGAGGAGCGCGAGGAGACCGGGAACCTGTTGCGCCGCATCGGTGGTGAACGCACCGTGGTGGTCGTCGAACACGACATGGATTTCATGCGGTCCTTCGCGACCTCGGTGACGGTGCTCGCCCGCGGCCGGGTGCTCGCCGAGGGCACGGTGGCCGAGGTCCAGGCGAACCCGAAGGTCCAGGAGGTGTACCTCGGAACCGCCGCCGGCGGCGAGGAACTCGAGGAGATCGCCGCCGAGACCGACGCCGACGTGGCGGGCACCCCCACACAATCGACTCAGGACAAGGGCTGA
- the urtC gene encoding urea ABC transporter permease subunit UrtC, with protein MKDYFSGSWKVWAGFGFAAILLFAVAPAVLSDFRLNLLGKFLCFGIVAVGIGLAWGRGGMLTLGQGVYFGLGAYIMAMHLKISDAELRGDDVPDFMQIAGITELPGYWKPFASPLVTILGILLVPTFLAILLGLGVFKRRVKGAYFAILSQALAAAFAILLIGQQTTGGSNGLNRFRSFFGLALNDPVNRQLLFFITAAILLAVVAITRQLMYSRYGELLVAVRDQEERVRFLGYDPANVKVVAYAIAALFASIAGAMFVPIVGIISPADVGIVPSIAFLIGVAIGGRTTLLGPVLGAIAVAWAQTSLSESFPSGWTYAQGILFIVVVGFFPAGLAGLGALVKWRRRRTPDPTPTGDIDEHSVSKVGASS; from the coding sequence GTGAAGGACTATTTCAGCGGTTCCTGGAAGGTCTGGGCGGGGTTCGGGTTCGCCGCGATCCTGCTGTTCGCGGTCGCACCGGCCGTCTTGTCGGACTTCCGGCTCAACCTGCTCGGCAAGTTCCTGTGCTTCGGCATCGTCGCGGTCGGCATCGGCCTGGCGTGGGGACGCGGCGGCATGCTCACCCTGGGCCAGGGCGTGTACTTCGGTCTGGGTGCGTACATCATGGCGATGCACCTGAAGATCTCCGACGCCGAACTCCGCGGCGACGACGTGCCGGACTTCATGCAGATCGCCGGGATCACCGAGCTGCCCGGGTACTGGAAGCCCTTCGCCTCGCCCCTGGTGACGATCCTGGGCATCCTGCTGGTTCCCACGTTCCTGGCGATCCTGCTGGGCCTCGGTGTGTTCAAACGGAGGGTCAAGGGCGCGTATTTCGCGATCCTGTCCCAGGCGCTGGCCGCGGCCTTCGCCATCCTGCTCATCGGTCAGCAGACCACTGGTGGCAGCAACGGGCTCAACCGCTTTCGCAGTTTCTTCGGTCTCGCGCTCAACGACCCGGTGAATCGGCAGCTGCTGTTCTTCATCACCGCGGCCATCCTGCTCGCCGTCGTCGCCATCACGCGTCAGCTGATGTACAGCCGATACGGCGAACTGCTGGTCGCCGTCCGCGACCAGGAGGAACGCGTCCGGTTCCTCGGCTACGACCCGGCCAACGTCAAGGTCGTCGCCTACGCCATCGCTGCGCTGTTCGCCAGCATCGCGGGTGCCATGTTCGTCCCCATCGTCGGCATCATCTCGCCCGCGGACGTCGGGATCGTGCCGTCGATCGCGTTCCTGATCGGCGTCGCGATCGGTGGGCGCACGACGCTTCTCGGTCCGGTCCTCGGCGCCATCGCGGTGGCCTGGGCGCAGACGAGTCTGTCGGAGAGTTTCCCGTCCGGGTGGACCTACGCCCAGGGCATCCTGTTCATCGTGGTCGTGGGCTTCTTCCCGGCCGGGCTGGCCGGGCTCGGAGCACTGGTCAAGTGGCGTCGGAGAAGAACGCCGGACCCGACCCCGACCGGTGACATCGATGAGCACAGCGTCAGCAAGGTAGGAGCGTCGTCATGA